The following proteins are encoded in a genomic region of Paenibacillus sp. FSL R7-0273:
- a CDS encoding helix-turn-helix transcriptional regulator: MKKVERINIIMRYINNRAHFTITELMREFNISRSTAIRDVREIEALGMPLVAEVGRDGGYSVMRNSVLPVVRFTDNEVKALFIAFMATRNQQLPYLKSRQSLTEKLLGLISENQQEDLFLLNQLLLFEGTNPHNPDLLELTDLPHPMLDKLIQLLLADSYLFITIYDQSYPIFLLQLYREKSRWMIKGFDLQGEQIQLYPVDHLENVEPFIPERRLSRKKMLEKLSRQVEAVNLVLELGPTAIAQFKKYHPVHASIAYTNPYQTTAMLKLFINVNQPDELAEMTSWLLFLGEDIKVREMPGEVKESMQSRIHLYSK; this comes from the coding sequence ATGAAAAAAGTTGAACGGATTAACATTATCATGCGCTATATTAACAACCGGGCACACTTTACCATTACTGAGCTGATGCGCGAATTCAATATCTCCCGTTCAACTGCGATCCGGGATGTCCGGGAAATTGAAGCTTTAGGGATGCCGCTTGTGGCTGAGGTCGGTAGAGACGGCGGTTATTCTGTCATGCGCAACTCTGTTCTGCCCGTTGTTCGGTTCACGGATAATGAGGTCAAGGCGCTTTTTATTGCATTTATGGCTACACGAAACCAGCAGCTGCCTTACCTGAAGAGCCGTCAGTCTTTGACAGAGAAGCTGCTCGGCCTGATCTCAGAGAATCAGCAGGAGGATCTGTTTCTGTTAAATCAGCTTCTGCTGTTTGAAGGAACTAACCCTCATAATCCGGATCTCCTCGAGCTTACAGACCTTCCCCACCCCATGCTGGACAAGCTGATTCAGCTTCTGCTTGCAGACAGCTATTTATTCATTACCATTTATGATCAGAGCTATCCCATATTTCTTCTGCAGCTTTACCGGGAGAAGAGCCGCTGGATGATTAAGGGCTTTGATTTACAAGGTGAACAAATACAGCTTTATCCGGTTGACCATCTCGAAAACGTTGAGCCGTTTATACCGGAGCGGAGATTAAGCAGGAAAAAGATGCTTGAAAAGCTGAGCAGACAGGTCGAAGCCGTCAATCTTGTTCTTGAGCTTGGTCCAACGGCAATTGCCCAGTTCAAAAAATATCATCCTGTTCATGCTTCGATCGCTTATACGAATCCATATCAGACAACGGCTATGCTAAAGCTCTTTATTAACGTGAATCAGCCTGATGAATTGGCTGAAATGACAAGCTGGCTGTTATTCCTGGGGGAAGATATCAAGGTTAGAGAAATGCCGGGAGAGGTTAAAGAAAGCATGCAATCCCGTATACATTTGTACAGTAAATGA
- a CDS encoding MerR family transcriptional regulator — translation MRTYTINEAAQHFNLTPHTLRYYDKEGLMPNLERTAGGKRIFKNTDLDALKVIECLKASGMPIKEIKHFIEWCSEGDSTLQLRYDMFLERKASVEAQMEELKKTMEVIEHKCHYYESALECGTEAIHKKNKATVAQ, via the coding sequence ATGAGGACCTATACCATTAACGAAGCAGCACAGCATTTTAATCTGACCCCGCACACCTTGCGGTATTATGACAAGGAAGGGCTTATGCCTAATTTAGAGCGTACGGCGGGCGGTAAACGGATTTTTAAGAATACCGATCTCGATGCGCTGAAAGTCATTGAATGCCTAAAGGCTTCCGGGATGCCGATCAAGGAGATCAAGCATTTCATTGAATGGTGCTCCGAGGGCGATTCCACACTGCAGCTCAGATACGATATGTTCCTGGAACGAAAGGCATCCGTAGAAGCCCAGATGGAAGAATTAAAGAAAACCATGGAAGTCATCGAGCATAAGTGCCACTATTACGAGTCTGCCCTGGAATGCGGCACGGAGGCTATTCACAAAAAGAATAAAGCTACAGTAGCTCAATAA
- the ppsA gene encoding phosphoenolpyruvate synthase, giving the protein MHASVLSLKELTASQLMLAGGKAMNLGKLSDINGIHVPEGFCVTTGVFRQAVANSGLYQSLLGQLKTLSPGHREQIAEISRQIRQLIIEVPFPAEVTEAVKKQLSQLGEELSYAVRSSATAEDLPHASFAGQQDSYLNIIGSSNILGHISKCWASLFTDRAVIYRMQNGFDHDQVYLSVIVQKMIKPEVSGIMFTADPVSGSRKVVSIDAGFGLGEALVSGLVSPDSYRIQDGVIISKLIAAKQLAMYSLQEGGIQTHRLEPDQQTLPALSDPQIIELALLGRKIEAYFGCPQDIEWCLENGVFYIVQSRPITTLFPIPQEADQTNRVYLSVGHQQMMTDAMKPLGLSFYLLTTPAPMRTAGGRLFVDVTPHLASPDTGAAVLNALGKSDPLIKNALMSLVERGDFIQDSSENHKVPHSLKSNENTDPGLFNARIEYDPDLVPVLIQRNQASVEQLKQRIQTRSGTALFDFIMEDMQELKKLLFDPQSSAVIMTGMDASSWINERMNEWLGEINAADTLSQSVADNITSEMGLALLDVADIIRPFPEVIAYLQHSAAEGFLDELTPLAGGREAKDAICSFLDKYGMRCSGEIDLTRTRWSEQPHTLVPVILNHIRHFSRGASRQKFKQGRQEAIKKECELLDRLKQLPDGGPKAAETKRVIGLLRGFSGYREYPKYGMISRYFIYKQALLREADQLAVKGLIQEQEDIFYLAFDELREAVRTSRLDYGIISRRKEEYRLYDKLTPPRVLTSDGEMINGSYKRTNLPEDAIIGLPVSSGIIEGRARVIFNMEQADLKEGDILVTPFTDPSWTPLFVSIKGLVTEVGGLMTHGAVIAREYGLPAIVGVERATRLIKDGQMIRINGTEGIIELL; this is encoded by the coding sequence ATGCATGCTTCAGTTCTCAGCTTAAAGGAATTAACAGCTTCACAGCTTATGCTTGCCGGCGGAAAGGCAATGAACCTGGGCAAATTATCCGATATAAACGGGATTCACGTGCCCGAAGGCTTTTGTGTTACCACCGGCGTTTTCCGGCAAGCGGTAGCAAATAGCGGGCTGTACCAGTCTCTGCTCGGACAGCTGAAGACACTATCACCCGGTCACCGGGAGCAGATCGCTGAGATCAGCCGCCAGATTCGGCAATTGATCATTGAAGTCCCATTTCCTGCAGAAGTAACGGAAGCTGTAAAGAAGCAGCTGTCACAGCTGGGGGAGGAACTCTCCTATGCTGTGCGCTCCAGCGCAACTGCCGAAGATTTGCCGCATGCCTCTTTTGCCGGCCAGCAGGACAGCTATCTCAATATAATCGGAAGCAGCAACATCCTCGGGCATATCAGTAAATGCTGGGCTTCACTGTTCACAGACCGAGCAGTAATCTACCGGATGCAGAATGGCTTTGACCATGACCAGGTGTATTTGTCTGTCATTGTTCAGAAGATGATCAAACCGGAGGTTTCCGGGATCATGTTCACTGCTGACCCTGTATCCGGCAGCCGGAAGGTGGTGTCCATTGACGCCGGCTTTGGGCTTGGCGAAGCACTGGTCTCCGGTCTGGTGTCTCCCGACAGCTATAGAATTCAAGACGGGGTGATTATTAGCAAACTAATTGCCGCTAAACAGCTGGCTATGTATAGCCTTCAGGAGGGTGGAATCCAGACTCACCGGCTCGAACCGGATCAGCAGACGTTACCAGCGCTCAGCGATCCGCAGATAATTGAGCTCGCGCTGCTGGGCAGGAAGATCGAGGCTTATTTCGGCTGTCCGCAGGACATAGAGTGGTGCCTGGAGAATGGCGTCTTTTACATCGTACAGAGCCGGCCCATTACGACTTTATTTCCAATCCCGCAGGAGGCAGATCAGACTAACCGTGTTTATCTGTCCGTCGGCCACCAGCAGATGATGACGGATGCCATGAAGCCGCTGGGCTTGTCTTTTTATCTGTTGACTACTCCGGCACCTATGCGTACCGCCGGCGGAAGACTATTTGTCGATGTAACCCCTCATTTGGCTTCACCGGACACAGGGGCAGCAGTCCTTAATGCGCTCGGGAAATCTGATCCGCTGATCAAAAACGCCCTTATGTCTCTTGTGGAGCGCGGAGATTTCATTCAGGACTCATCGGAGAATCATAAAGTACCCCATTCACTTAAAAGCAACGAAAACACAGATCCCGGATTATTTAATGCACGAATCGAATATGACCCTGACCTCGTGCCTGTATTGATTCAGCGTAATCAGGCATCCGTTGAACAGCTGAAGCAGCGTATCCAGACCCGGTCAGGGACGGCTTTGTTTGATTTTATTATGGAGGATATGCAGGAGTTGAAGAAGCTTCTGTTCGATCCGCAGAGCTCGGCAGTCATCATGACCGGTATGGACGCCTCCTCATGGATCAATGAACGGATGAACGAATGGTTAGGCGAAATTAACGCAGCAGACACGCTGTCCCAGTCGGTAGCAGATAATATCACCTCTGAAATGGGCCTGGCGCTGTTGGACGTTGCGGATATAATCCGCCCTTTCCCGGAGGTTATCGCTTATCTGCAGCACAGCGCAGCAGAAGGCTTTCTTGATGAGCTCACTCCATTAGCAGGGGGACGGGAGGCCAAGGACGCCATCTGTTCCTTCCTGGACAAATACGGCATGCGCTGCAGCGGTGAGATCGACCTGACCCGAACGCGCTGGAGTGAGCAGCCGCATACGCTGGTCCCGGTAATCCTGAATCACATCAGGCATTTCAGCCGGGGCGCCAGCAGGCAGAAATTCAAACAGGGCCGGCAGGAAGCCATAAAGAAGGAGTGTGAACTCCTGGACCGCTTGAAGCAGCTGCCGGACGGCGGACCAAAGGCCGCCGAAACGAAACGGGTCATTGGCCTGCTCCGCGGCTTCAGCGGGTACCGGGAATACCCGAAATACGGCATGATCAGCCGTTATTTTATTTATAAGCAAGCTCTGCTGAGGGAGGCAGACCAACTGGCCGTAAAAGGCCTTATTCAGGAGCAAGAGGACATCTTCTATCTGGCCTTTGATGAACTGCGTGAAGCTGTCCGTACAAGCCGCCTGGACTATGGAATAATCAGCAGACGAAAAGAAGAGTACAGATTGTATGACAAGCTGACCCCGCCGCGTGTCCTCACCTCTGACGGTGAGATGATCAACGGCAGCTACAAGCGCACAAATCTCCCGGAGGATGCAATTATAGGGCTTCCAGTTTCCTCCGGCATTATAGAAGGGCGTGCACGTGTGATCTTTAACATGGAGCAAGCGGATTTGAAAGAAGGGGATATCCTGGTAACCCCGTTCACCGACCCCAGCTGGACACCTTTATTTGTATCGATTAAAGGACTTGTTACTGAGGTCGGCGGTCTCATGACGCACGGGGCGGTAATTGCGCGGGAATACGGCTTGCCGGCCATTGTCGGTGTGGAACGGGCAACCCGGCTGATCAAAGACGGTCAAATGATCCGTATTAACGGTACTGAGGGAATTATTGAGCTACTGTAG
- a CDS encoding GyrI-like domain-containing protein, which translates to MSDYNFEQKEGFIVIGLGTELKSDYTDYAGINKEKADFWQEAGRDGRLAHLKSIASNEYIFAVNEAVNNKMMHYAGVMSEQTAPEEARIIQFPAGEYLVVRGEDQSADALNNKLTGIAFGQALPESAEFVYVGGPNTTVEMGSRNGLVYGEMWIPVVRK; encoded by the coding sequence ATGTCAGATTATAACTTTGAGCAAAAAGAAGGCTTTATCGTCATAGGACTCGGCACCGAGCTGAAAAGCGATTACACCGATTATGCCGGCATCAATAAGGAAAAAGCGGATTTTTGGCAGGAGGCCGGCCGGGATGGAAGACTCGCTCATCTTAAGAGCATAGCTTCTAATGAATACATTTTTGCCGTGAATGAAGCGGTTAACAACAAAATGATGCATTATGCCGGCGTTATGTCCGAGCAGACTGCACCGGAGGAAGCAAGAATCATTCAATTTCCTGCAGGGGAATACCTGGTAGTCAGAGGGGAAGACCAGAGCGCGGATGCCTTGAACAACAAGCTCACCGGTATTGCCTTTGGCCAGGCTTTGCCGGAATCAGCAGAATTCGTTTATGTCGGCGGACCTAATACGACAGTTGAGATGGGGAGCAGAAACGGCCTCGTATACGGGGAAATGTGGATTCCTGTCGTCAGAAAATAA
- a CDS encoding NAD(P)-dependent alcohol dehydrogenase, with product MSVKISNSGLTRNSGSGSMMAMVYDTYGTAEVLRIESVAIPKPKDHEVLIEVHAASVNSWDWDLLRGKPFVNRIGAFRSPRYRILGADIAGKVLAVGGAAARFKPGDEVFGDLSGCGWGGFAQYVCAAEVALTPKPATLSYAEAAAIPQAAVLALQGLRDKGKLQQGQHVLINGAGGGVGTFAVQYAKQHGAEVSGVDSADKLEMLKTVGADHVIDYTKEDFTQSGPKYDLILDVVGSRSIFPLKRALRKKGTYVMIGGPLTRILLNLLSAPYISLLEKKKIAVLVHKPNHADQLLWKEYAEAGTVRPVIDREYPLAEAAQAVRKIGEGTVKGKAVINMML from the coding sequence ATGAGCGTGAAGATAAGCAATTCAGGGTTAACCCGTAACAGTGGTTCAGGGTCGATGATGGCGATGGTTTACGATACCTATGGAACAGCAGAGGTCCTCCGGATTGAATCCGTAGCTATCCCTAAGCCCAAGGACCATGAAGTGCTGATCGAGGTGCATGCCGCTTCAGTTAACTCCTGGGACTGGGATCTTCTGCGCGGGAAACCTTTTGTAAACAGGATTGGCGCATTCCGTTCTCCCCGATACCGGATACTTGGTGCAGACATTGCCGGCAAAGTGCTTGCAGTCGGCGGAGCTGCCGCACGGTTTAAGCCGGGGGATGAGGTGTTCGGCGATCTGTCCGGCTGCGGCTGGGGCGGATTTGCCCAGTATGTATGCGCGGCAGAGGTAGCTCTAACCCCAAAACCGGCCACACTCAGCTATGCAGAGGCTGCGGCTATACCCCAGGCGGCTGTTCTGGCCTTGCAGGGTCTGCGTGACAAAGGGAAGCTGCAGCAGGGGCAGCATGTTCTGATTAACGGCGCCGGCGGAGGCGTCGGGACGTTTGCGGTCCAGTATGCCAAGCAGCACGGGGCTGAAGTGAGCGGAGTTGATAGCGCGGACAAACTGGAAATGCTGAAGACAGTCGGTGCTGACCATGTTATCGATTATACGAAGGAGGATTTTACCCAAAGCGGGCCTAAATACGATCTGATCCTCGACGTTGTCGGGAGCCGCTCCATATTCCCCTTGAAGCGTGCGCTCAGAAAGAAGGGCACCTATGTTATGATAGGCGGCCCCCTCACGCGCATCCTCCTGAATCTGCTCAGTGCTCCGTATATTTCTCTGCTTGAAAAGAAAAAAATAGCCGTGCTGGTCCATAAACCGAACCATGCCGACCAATTACTCTGGAAGGAGTACGCTGAGGCCGGAACAGTCCGGCCTGTAATTGACCGGGAGTACCCTTTAGCGGAAGCCGCCCAGGCGGTCCGTAAGATCGGCGAAGGAACGGTGAAGGGCAAGGCTGTCATTAACATGATGCTCTAA